The Lysobacter capsici genome has a segment encoding these proteins:
- a CDS encoding MBL fold metallo-hydrolase yields the protein MHPICETCGTQFAEASAPPERCPICEDERQYVGWNGQRWTTHEAMAQRYSLRFEDDAGVLGIGLSPDFAINQRAIYLQTDAGNILWECLTLVTDEAVAELKARGGVDLIAISHPHFYASMVEWSQALGGVPIYLHEADREWVQRDSPLIRYWSGDELALSPDVTLIRCGGHFTGSTALHWRRGGERGDALFPGDALQVVSDRRHVTFMYSYPNYIPMKPSDVHAMQERVSRYGFGDVYGYTWGRNIVGGGRDAVDASFERYFAAIAG from the coding sequence ATGCATCCGATCTGCGAAACCTGCGGCACCCAGTTCGCCGAAGCCTCCGCGCCGCCCGAGCGCTGCCCGATCTGCGAAGACGAACGCCAGTACGTCGGCTGGAACGGCCAGCGCTGGACCACCCATGAAGCGATGGCGCAACGCTACAGCCTGCGTTTCGAAGACGACGCCGGCGTGCTCGGCATCGGCCTGAGCCCGGACTTCGCCATCAACCAGCGCGCGATCTACCTGCAGACCGATGCCGGCAACATCCTGTGGGAATGCCTGACCCTGGTCACTGACGAAGCCGTGGCCGAATTGAAGGCGCGCGGCGGTGTCGACCTGATCGCGATCTCGCACCCGCACTTCTACGCCTCGATGGTCGAGTGGAGCCAGGCGCTCGGCGGCGTGCCGATCTATCTGCACGAGGCCGACCGCGAATGGGTGCAACGCGATTCGCCGCTGATCCGCTACTGGAGCGGCGACGAACTGGCGCTGTCGCCCGACGTCACCCTGATCCGCTGCGGCGGCCACTTCACCGGCAGCACCGCGCTGCACTGGCGGCGCGGCGGCGAACGCGGCGATGCGCTGTTCCCCGGCGACGCGCTGCAGGTCGTGTCCGACCGCCGCCACGTGACCTTCATGTACAGCTACCCGAACTACATCCCGATGAAGCCGAGCGACGTGCATGCGATGCAAGAGCGCGTGTCGCGCTACGGCTTCGGGGATGTGTACGGCTACACCTGGGGTCGCAACATCGTCGGCGGCGGGCGCGATGCGGTGGATGCGTCGTTTGAGCGTTATTTCGCTGCGATTGCGGGTTGA
- a CDS encoding cupin domain-containing protein has product MTLGPDTLHQYLPARISTSADLPWIPSATRGKYAKPLRFFADDRGFVELLRMDPGVTMPLHRHTGEIHAYNLSGTRQLCTGELIGPGDYVFEPPGNVDWWKIVGNEPMIALVVVMGTVEFLGPGGSVRARANATTQRAEYEQYCREHRRAVLDLTDR; this is encoded by the coding sequence ATGACTCTTGGCCCCGACACACTGCATCAATACCTGCCCGCGCGCATCAGCACCAGCGCCGACCTGCCCTGGATCCCCTCGGCCACCCGCGGCAAGTACGCCAAGCCGCTGCGCTTCTTCGCCGATGACCGCGGCTTCGTCGAACTGCTGCGCATGGACCCCGGCGTGACCATGCCGCTACACCGGCATACCGGCGAGATCCACGCCTACAACCTCAGCGGCACCCGCCAGCTGTGCACCGGCGAACTGATCGGCCCGGGCGATTACGTGTTCGAACCGCCCGGCAACGTCGACTGGTGGAAGATCGTCGGCAACGAACCGATGATCGCGCTGGTGGTGGTGATGGGCACGGTCGAATTCCTCGGCCCTGGCGGCAGCGTGCGCGCCCGCGCCAACGCCACGACCCAACGCGCGGAGTACGAGCAGTACTGCCGCGAGCATCGGCGGGCGGTGCTGGATCTGACCGATCGGTGA
- a CDS encoding ArsR/SmtB family transcription factor, which yields MSAKPAALKAPALRKSARVFGALGDETRLRLLVALCAGGAFSIAQLTATTQITRQAVTKHLQVLAEAGLARDLKVGRERLWEFEPAQIDEARRSLESIAGQWEQALLRLQAFVEG from the coding sequence ATGTCAGCTAAGCCGGCGGCATTGAAAGCGCCCGCGCTGCGCAAGTCGGCGCGGGTGTTCGGCGCGCTCGGCGACGAGACGCGGCTGCGCCTGCTGGTGGCCTTGTGCGCGGGCGGGGCGTTTTCGATCGCGCAGTTGACCGCGACCACGCAGATCACCCGGCAGGCGGTGACCAAGCACCTTCAGGTCTTGGCCGAAGCCGGGCTGGCGCGCGATCTGAAGGTCGGGCGCGAGCGCTTGTGGGAGTTCGAGCCCGCGCAGATCGACGAGGCGCGACGTTCGCTGGAAAGCATCGCCGGACAGTGGGAGCAGGCGCTGTTGCGGTTGCAGGCGTTCGTCGAGGGCTGA
- a CDS encoding SRPBCC family protein, translated as MNASSTDRIERQILLKAPRAKVWHALTDAESFGQWFGVKFEGQRFVPGEVTQGYITYPGYEHLLMRVVVRELQPQRLFSFNWHPYAVDPAIDYSTEEPTLVEFTLEEVEGGTLLRTVESGFDKVPAARREEAFRMNSGGWDEQIKNIERYVS; from the coding sequence ATGAACGCATCATCCACCGACCGTATCGAACGCCAGATCCTGCTCAAGGCCCCGCGCGCCAAGGTCTGGCACGCACTGACCGACGCCGAGTCCTTCGGCCAGTGGTTCGGCGTGAAGTTCGAGGGTCAGCGCTTTGTCCCCGGGGAAGTCACCCAGGGCTACATCACCTACCCCGGTTACGAGCATCTGCTGATGCGGGTGGTCGTGCGCGAACTGCAACCGCAGCGGCTGTTCTCGTTCAACTGGCATCCGTATGCGGTCGATCCGGCGATCGATTACTCCACCGAGGAGCCGACCCTGGTCGAGTTCACTTTGGAAGAGGTCGAAGGCGGCACGCTGTTGCGTACGGTCGAGTCGGGCTTCGACAAGGTGCCGGCGGCGCGGCGCGAAGAGGCGTTCCGGATGAATTCCGGCGGCTGGGACGAGCAGATCAAGAATATCGAACGCTATGTCAGCTAA
- a CDS encoding response regulator: MNKVLLIEDDARLAGLISEYLQRYDFQTRVVLRGDQALTAIEADPPDVIVLDLMLPGMDGFDVCRQIRKQSDLPIVMLTARADLFDQVTGLEVGADDYVLKPVEPRLLLARLRAILRRSQAQPQSAAPSLLSYGGLQIDMSARQVYWRGEEIDLKTADYNLFVILAQAAGRVLSRDELLRRWRGIGFDGVDRTVDVSISRLRRHFADDAHEPRKIKTVWGRGYLFSPIAWED, from the coding sequence ATGAACAAAGTCCTGCTGATCGAGGACGACGCCCGTCTGGCCGGGTTGATCTCCGAATACCTGCAACGCTACGACTTTCAGACCCGCGTGGTGCTGCGCGGCGACCAGGCCTTGACCGCGATCGAGGCCGATCCGCCCGACGTGATCGTGCTCGACCTGATGTTGCCGGGCATGGACGGCTTCGATGTCTGCCGCCAGATCCGCAAGCAATCGGACCTGCCGATCGTGATGCTGACCGCGCGCGCGGATCTGTTCGATCAGGTGACCGGGCTGGAAGTCGGCGCCGACGATTACGTGCTCAAGCCGGTCGAGCCGCGCCTGCTGCTGGCGCGGCTGCGCGCGATCCTGCGCCGCAGCCAGGCGCAGCCGCAGAGCGCTGCGCCGTCGCTGTTGAGTTACGGCGGGCTGCAGATCGACATGAGCGCGCGCCAGGTGTATTGGCGCGGCGAGGAGATCGACCTGAAGACCGCCGACTACAACCTGTTCGTGATCCTGGCCCAGGCCGCCGGCCGCGTGCTCAGCCGCGACGAACTGCTGCGGCGCTGGCGCGGCATCGGCTTCGACGGGGTCGATCGCACCGTCGATGTCAGCATCTCGCGGCTGCGCCGGCATTTCGCCGACGATGCGCACGAGCCGCGCAAGATCAAGACGGTGTGGGGCCGCGGCTACTTGTTCAGCCCGATCGCCTGGGAGGACTGA
- a CDS encoding ATP-binding protein, whose translation MLQMLVRLYLTVAGLLLCSFLLVQQVFPYVFPDQYGESARQEFVGELALLRERLAGASGEELRARVAALNRVTADRYRLLPLSQQSALSAQVRDDLRRSDTASDHGNNDRHHVYLRLRGGEVIQIGYDEGDFPIRYIAYFTVFTMVLLGLMIWLQPHWRDLERLRDAAARFGDGDLSARARLRGGSSIRHLCMYFNNMADQIGRLIQSQRDMVNAASHELRTPIMRLEFGLANLADTLDDRVARARVHALRCDVEELDLLVGELLTLGMMERNGPLPTLEHVDLGALLRASTGVSAEELRIRATTIEWAIAPGLEQIAVEPRSLGRAFSNLMRNALRYADSTIRVSAEGDGAGWRLIVEDDGVGIPAEDRHRVFEPFYRLDRSRDRATGGFGLGLSIVRQVIERHGGEIQVDGSPLGGARFVARLPRHQPGPWAGRNRGEGEELDELEHSFHIQ comes from the coding sequence ATGCTGCAGATGCTGGTGCGGCTGTACCTGACCGTGGCCGGGCTGCTGCTGTGCTCGTTCCTGTTGGTGCAGCAGGTGTTTCCGTATGTGTTCCCGGATCAGTACGGCGAATCGGCGCGGCAGGAATTCGTCGGCGAACTGGCCTTGCTGCGCGAGCGCCTGGCCGGCGCGAGCGGCGAGGAACTGCGCGCCCGCGTCGCCGCGCTCAACCGCGTCACCGCCGATCGCTATCGGCTGCTGCCGCTATCGCAGCAGAGCGCATTGTCGGCGCAGGTGCGCGACGACCTGCGCCGGTCCGATACCGCCAGCGATCACGGCAACAACGATCGCCACCACGTCTATCTGCGCCTGCGCGGCGGCGAGGTGATCCAGATCGGCTACGACGAAGGCGATTTCCCGATCCGCTACATCGCCTACTTCACCGTGTTCACCATGGTGCTGCTGGGGCTGATGATCTGGCTGCAGCCGCACTGGCGCGACCTGGAGCGCCTGCGCGACGCCGCCGCGCGTTTCGGCGACGGCGACCTGAGCGCGCGCGCGCGATTGCGCGGCGGCTCCTCGATCCGCCATCTGTGCATGTACTTCAACAACATGGCCGACCAGATCGGCCGGCTGATCCAGTCGCAGCGCGACATGGTCAATGCCGCCTCGCACGAGTTGCGCACGCCGATCATGCGGCTGGAGTTCGGCCTGGCGAATCTGGCCGACACCCTCGACGACCGGGTCGCGCGCGCCCGTGTGCATGCGCTGCGCTGCGACGTCGAGGAACTCGATCTGCTGGTCGGCGAACTGCTGACCCTGGGCATGATGGAACGCAACGGTCCGCTGCCGACCCTGGAGCATGTCGACCTGGGCGCGCTGTTGCGCGCGTCCACCGGGGTCTCGGCCGAGGAGCTGCGGATTCGCGCGACCACGATCGAATGGGCGATCGCGCCGGGTCTGGAGCAGATCGCGGTGGAGCCGCGCAGCCTCGGCCGCGCCTTCTCCAATCTGATGCGCAACGCGCTGCGCTATGCCGACAGCACGATCCGGGTCAGCGCCGAGGGCGACGGCGCGGGCTGGCGATTGATCGTCGAGGACGACGGCGTGGGCATTCCGGCCGAGGACCGACACCGGGTGTTCGAGCCGTTCTACCGCCTGGACCGCAGCCGCGACCGCGCCACCGGCGGCTTCGGCCTGGGCCTGAGCATCGTGCGCCAGGTGATCGAACGCCACGGCGGCGAGATCCAGGTCGACGGCTCGCCGCTGGGCGGCGCGCGTTTCGTCGCGCGCCTGCCGCGGCACCAGCCCGGCCCGTGGGCGGGCCGCAACCGCGGCGAGGGCGAGGAACTGGACGAGCTGGAGCACTCTTTCCACATTCAATGA
- a CDS encoding TetR/AcrR family transcriptional regulator: protein MTTLRSSALAVSPPPVPPAAATALMDAAERLFIERGVERVGLADIAAAAGLPPRAARAHYATRERLLQALQDRFVSDYCAHLDAAMARCPPGDWSARLRTFVRTGVDGYLDHVALHDVVFHDQRSHDRQAWQENPVIERLVELLEGGIAARVWVAPDPRLTAVIFFTAMHSAVDRVIASGEPADRQRLSQTLIGYFERSVQWWTRF from the coding sequence ATGACGACGCTCCGGTCGTCCGCGCTCGCCGTTTCGCCGCCGCCCGTGCCGCCTGCCGCCGCGACCGCGTTGATGGATGCTGCCGAGCGCTTGTTCATCGAACGCGGGGTCGAGCGCGTCGGCCTAGCCGACATCGCCGCGGCCGCCGGCCTGCCGCCGCGCGCGGCGCGCGCGCACTACGCCACCCGCGAGCGGTTGCTGCAGGCCTTGCAGGATCGCTTCGTTAGCGATTACTGCGCGCACCTCGACGCGGCCATGGCGCGCTGCCCGCCGGGCGACTGGAGCGCGCGCCTGCGCACCTTCGTGCGCACCGGCGTCGACGGCTATCTGGATCACGTCGCCTTGCACGACGTGGTCTTTCACGACCAGCGCAGCCACGATCGCCAAGCCTGGCAGGAAAACCCGGTGATCGAGCGGCTGGTCGAGCTGCTCGAAGGCGGGATCGCCGCGCGGGTGTGGGTCGCGCCGGACCCGCGCCTGACCGCGGTGATCTTCTTCACCGCGATGCACAGCGCGGTCGACCGGGTGATCGCCAGCGGCGAGCCGGCCGACCGGCAACGCCTCAGCCAGACCTTGATCGGCTATTTCGAACGCTCGGTGCAGTGGTGGACGCGGTTTTGA
- a CDS encoding non-ribosomal peptide synthetase, translating into MNELHSPGLPLTTAQRGLWVGHKLASVEATLNIAEAVEIHGPIEPALFLRALRQFTQEAEATRVRIVEQGGLPYQIVREHYEFDFPYFDLSQDADPRAAAERWMQAEIVKPVDLVHDPLWVGALFKFADDLFCWYQRAHHTVYDGFSGGMAAKRINELYCAYLEGREPEPSDYGTVASLVEAEAGYRQSERCRRDREYWLEQLADLPEAVTLARRRVRNNGGLRRVSGHVPEHARERLSQIARDCGVSLPQVLIALIAAYYHRASGANDLVFGMPVTGRVNHALRNTPGMVANVVAIRLAMRPDMGMSELFGQVSRVVKSALRHQQYRYEDLRRDLGLVNTDQHMAWLGINIEPYDYGSFGGHRASGRNLHNGTAEDLTVFVFDRLDGNGLSFDFDANPTLYPAAELDEHLRRLMRLIDAVLENPDATLGAIDILGADERERLLLGWNDTDAPLPEATALAQFQQQAARTPDAIAVISGDTSLSYRELDEGSTRLAQRLIARGVQPGAIVAIALPRDEILIAALLAVWKVGAAYLPLDPEAPIERIAMTLDDAAPSLLLTTANFADAFGAHGVPLLFAHEQDERYDADAAVPLPQTHADADAYLIYTSGSTGRPKGVRVSQGNLSNFLLATQRLFAPTSADRFLAQTTVAFDIACFELFLPLSVGARIVLTTAEVIRNPLALGRLIGEHALNFVQATPSLWRMLLANPDVRLDGVHALSTGEALPPELAQRLMAAAARVTNLYGPTETTVWASAIELSAHDVADGAAPPIGRPLLNTRAYVLDSQWQPVPTGSVGELYIGGACVAQGYLNRDDLTAERFLDDPFAGDGARMYRTGDLARWRDDGVIEYLGRADQQVKIRGHRVELGEIETLLGADDSVAQAAVALHTDAAGHALLAAYVVPAPGARLDSDALRRRLALKLPDYMVPSVYSELAALPLSASGKLDRKALAPPERSRSARYVAPRSETEHKLALIWQQIFGLEQIGIHDNFFELGGDSLSAAELVAAFPRHFGSELSLGALFEGSTIAGLAAHLERNGGENDPLAGLLSLRPSERDRPLFCIHPVTGFSWSYAGMLRHLDDMPVYALQSRGLRGGGALPGSIEEIAADYIAQMRKVQPYGPYRLLGWSLGGLIGHAIAAQLQANGERVELLAMMDSYPFVADNADASEAQQALAVLKFLGFHQRARENPPQDMRGLADLLCQEYEVFSIPLVQEIMKADTRLIENVAAVTRNNLMLARRYRPTAIDADVVFFNARLKEHVDLDGLLHYHPKAWQPFVGGRIDVHDIDCHHQSMLEPRAAAQIARLLRERLQPPQAEPQRLESPLPAAAAPRAIAAYS; encoded by the coding sequence ATGAACGAACTCCATTCCCCCGGCCTGCCCCTGACCACCGCCCAGCGCGGCCTGTGGGTCGGGCACAAACTCGCTTCGGTCGAAGCCACGTTGAACATCGCCGAAGCGGTGGAGATCCACGGGCCGATCGAACCGGCCTTGTTCCTGCGCGCGCTGCGTCAATTCACTCAGGAGGCCGAGGCCACCCGGGTGCGCATCGTCGAGCAAGGCGGACTGCCTTATCAGATCGTGCGCGAGCACTACGAATTCGATTTCCCCTACTTCGACCTGAGCCAGGACGCCGACCCGCGCGCCGCGGCCGAGCGCTGGATGCAGGCGGAAATCGTCAAGCCGGTCGATCTGGTCCACGATCCGCTGTGGGTCGGCGCGCTGTTCAAATTCGCCGACGACCTGTTCTGCTGGTACCAGCGCGCGCACCACACCGTCTACGACGGCTTCAGCGGCGGCATGGCGGCCAAGCGCATCAACGAACTGTATTGCGCCTACCTCGAAGGCCGCGAGCCCGAGCCCAGCGACTACGGCACGGTGGCTTCGCTGGTCGAGGCCGAGGCCGGCTATCGCCAGTCCGAGCGCTGCCGCCGCGATCGCGAGTACTGGCTGGAACAACTCGCCGACCTGCCCGAAGCGGTGACGCTCGCGCGTCGGCGCGTGCGCAACAACGGCGGCCTGCGCCGGGTCAGCGGACACGTGCCGGAACATGCGCGCGAGCGTCTGTCGCAGATCGCGCGCGATTGTGGCGTCAGTCTGCCGCAGGTGCTGATCGCGCTGATCGCGGCCTATTACCACCGCGCCAGCGGCGCCAACGACCTGGTGTTCGGCATGCCGGTGACCGGTCGCGTCAATCACGCGCTGCGCAATACGCCCGGCATGGTCGCCAACGTGGTCGCGATCCGACTGGCGATGCGGCCGGACATGGGCATGAGCGAGCTGTTCGGACAGGTCTCGCGCGTGGTCAAGTCGGCGCTGCGCCATCAGCAGTACCGCTATGAGGATCTGCGTCGCGACCTGGGCCTGGTCAACACCGACCAGCACATGGCCTGGCTCGGCATCAACATCGAACCCTACGACTACGGCAGCTTCGGCGGTCATCGCGCCAGCGGCCGCAACCTGCACAACGGCACCGCCGAAGACCTGACCGTGTTCGTGTTCGACCGCCTCGACGGCAACGGCCTGAGCTTCGATTTCGACGCCAACCCGACCCTGTATCCGGCGGCCGAACTCGACGAACACCTGCGCCGGCTGATGCGGCTGATCGACGCGGTGCTGGAAAACCCCGACGCCACCCTCGGCGCGATCGACATCCTCGGCGCCGACGAGCGCGAACGCCTGCTGCTGGGCTGGAACGACACCGACGCGCCGTTGCCGGAAGCCACCGCGCTGGCGCAATTCCAGCAGCAGGCCGCGCGCACGCCCGACGCGATCGCGGTCATCAGCGGCGACACCAGCCTGAGCTATCGCGAACTCGACGAAGGCAGCACGCGCCTGGCCCAGCGCCTGATCGCGCGCGGCGTGCAGCCCGGCGCGATCGTCGCGATCGCGTTGCCGCGCGACGAAATCCTGATCGCCGCGTTGCTGGCGGTGTGGAAGGTCGGCGCGGCCTATCTGCCGCTGGATCCGGAAGCGCCGATCGAACGCATCGCCATGACCCTGGACGATGCCGCGCCGAGCCTGCTGCTGACCACGGCGAATTTCGCCGACGCCTTCGGCGCTCACGGCGTGCCCTTGCTGTTCGCGCACGAACAGGACGAACGCTACGACGCCGACGCGGCGGTGCCGCTGCCGCAGACCCACGCCGATGCCGACGCGTATCTGATCTACACCTCAGGCTCGACCGGACGGCCCAAGGGCGTGCGCGTGAGCCAGGGCAACCTGAGCAACTTCCTGCTCGCCACCCAGCGCCTGTTCGCGCCGACCTCGGCCGATCGTTTCCTGGCCCAGACCACGGTCGCGTTCGATATCGCCTGCTTCGAGCTGTTCCTGCCGCTCAGCGTCGGCGCGCGGATCGTGCTGACCACCGCCGAGGTGATCCGCAACCCGCTCGCGCTCGGCCGCCTGATCGGCGAACACGCGCTCAACTTCGTCCAGGCCACGCCGTCGTTGTGGCGCATGCTGCTGGCCAATCCCGATGTGCGCCTGGACGGCGTGCATGCGCTGTCGACCGGCGAAGCGCTGCCGCCGGAACTCGCCCAGCGCCTGATGGCCGCGGCCGCGCGGGTCACCAATCTGTACGGACCGACCGAAACCACGGTGTGGGCCAGCGCGATCGAACTGAGCGCGCACGACGTCGCCGACGGTGCCGCGCCGCCGATCGGCCGGCCGCTGTTGAACACCCGCGCTTACGTGCTCGATTCGCAGTGGCAGCCGGTGCCGACCGGGAGCGTCGGCGAGTTGTACATCGGCGGCGCCTGCGTGGCCCAGGGCTATCTCAACCGAGACGATCTGACCGCCGAGCGCTTCCTCGACGATCCGTTCGCCGGCGACGGCGCGCGCATGTACCGCACCGGCGACCTGGCGCGCTGGCGCGACGACGGGGTGATCGAATACCTCGGACGCGCCGACCAGCAGGTCAAGATCCGCGGGCATCGGGTCGAACTGGGCGAGATCGAAACCCTGCTCGGCGCCGACGACAGCGTCGCGCAAGCGGCGGTCGCGCTGCACACCGACGCGGCCGGTCACGCCTTGCTCGCCGCGTACGTGGTGCCGGCGCCCGGCGCGCGGCTCGACAGCGACGCGCTGCGCCGCCGCCTGGCGCTGAAACTGCCCGACTACATGGTGCCCAGCGTGTACAGCGAACTGGCCGCGCTGCCGCTGAGCGCGAGCGGCAAGCTCGACCGCAAGGCGCTGGCGCCGCCCGAACGCAGCCGCAGCGCGCGCTACGTGGCGCCGCGCAGCGAAACCGAGCACAAGCTCGCGCTGATCTGGCAGCAGATCTTCGGCCTGGAGCAGATCGGCATCCACGACAACTTCTTCGAACTCGGCGGCGATTCGCTCAGCGCCGCCGAACTGGTCGCGGCATTCCCGCGCCACTTCGGCAGCGAGCTGTCGCTGGGCGCCTTGTTCGAAGGCTCCACCATCGCCGGACTGGCCGCGCATCTGGAACGCAACGGCGGCGAGAACGATCCGCTTGCCGGGCTGCTGTCGCTGCGTCCGTCCGAGCGCGACCGGCCGCTGTTCTGCATCCACCCGGTCACCGGCTTCAGTTGGTCCTACGCCGGCATGCTGCGCCACCTCGACGACATGCCGGTGTATGCCTTGCAGTCGCGCGGCCTGCGCGGCGGCGGCGCGCTGCCCGGCAGCATCGAGGAAATCGCCGCCGACTACATCGCGCAGATGCGCAAGGTGCAGCCGTACGGGCCGTACCGCCTGCTCGGCTGGTCGCTGGGCGGCCTGATCGGCCACGCCATCGCCGCGCAGTTGCAGGCCAACGGCGAACGGGTCGAGCTGCTGGCGATGATGGATTCGTATCCCTTCGTCGCCGACAACGCCGATGCCAGCGAGGCGCAGCAGGCGCTGGCCGTGCTCAAGTTCCTCGGCTTCCACCAGCGCGCGCGCGAAAACCCGCCGCAGGACATGCGCGGCCTGGCCGATCTGCTGTGTCAGGAATACGAGGTGTTCTCGATTCCGTTGGTGCAGGAAATCATGAAGGCCGATACGCGCCTGATCGAGAACGTCGCCGCGGTGACCCGCAACAACCTGATGCTGGCGCGGCGCTACCGGCCCACCGCGATCGACGCCGACGTGGTGTTCTTCAACGCGCGGCTGAAGGAACACGTCGACCTCGACGGCCTGCTGCACTACCACCCCAAGGCCTGGCAGCCCTTCGTCGGTGGACGCATCGACGTGCACGACATCGACTGCCATCACCAGAGCATGCTCGAGCCGCGCGCCGCCGCGCAGATCGCGCGCCTGTTGCGCGAGCGCCTGCAACCGCCGCAGGCCGAGCCGCAACGCCTGGAATCGCCCTTGCCGGCGGCCGCCGCGCCGCGCGCCATCGCCGCCTACTCGTAA
- a CDS encoding glycosyltransferase, with protein MSAPTLALPAAGPAANDHSVDGPVQPGAIVIFTVGTQGDARPCIGLGQALHRAGYPVRIVTSDNFAPLVREAGLEFCAISADFSDLLTNNPETVDKALNPWFLVKHTRAKFAEWAATWAKEARPACQGAALLIGTGIVTQLAKALGEAENVPFLQAHLQPFTPSRKLSPLSFWSKREFPGWANMALFSVMKLLAWYTLKPAVNGAIRPQLKLPLYPWYGPYFDKDPERMRVLYGYSRHILPRPDDWPEQVCVTGSWFLDQAGEWQPPQSLTDFLAEGEKPIYIGFGSMLANNAEAFTDIVVDAVRLSGRRAVLATGWGGLRREPGRMDDQIYVIEAAPHDWLFPRMAMAMHHGGAGTTVAAARAGIPSVFVPFFGDQPFWARRMNELGVAPPALDRRIVDAAQMAQAIAQALEPQRIEAAHVLGEKIRAENGNATAVRTLGEWGLLPPLRGGHEAATPATAPTSEPLVQVA; from the coding sequence GTGTCCGCACCGACCTTAGCCCTGCCCGCCGCCGGCCCGGCCGCCAACGACCACAGCGTCGACGGCCCGGTCCAGCCCGGCGCGATCGTGATCTTCACCGTCGGCACCCAGGGCGACGCGCGCCCGTGCATCGGCCTGGGCCAGGCGCTGCATCGCGCTGGTTATCCGGTGCGCATCGTCACCAGCGACAACTTCGCGCCGCTGGTGCGCGAGGCCGGGCTGGAGTTCTGCGCGATCAGCGCCGATTTCAGCGATCTGCTGACCAACAACCCCGAGACCGTCGACAAGGCGCTCAATCCCTGGTTCCTGGTCAAGCACACGCGGGCGAAATTCGCCGAGTGGGCGGCGACCTGGGCCAAGGAAGCGCGACCGGCCTGCCAGGGCGCGGCGCTGCTGATCGGCACCGGCATCGTCACCCAGCTCGCCAAGGCGCTGGGCGAGGCCGAGAACGTGCCGTTCCTGCAAGCGCATCTGCAGCCGTTCACGCCGTCGCGCAAACTCTCGCCGCTGTCGTTCTGGTCCAAGCGCGAGTTTCCCGGCTGGGCCAACATGGCGTTGTTCTCGGTGATGAAGCTGCTGGCCTGGTACACGCTCAAGCCGGCGGTCAACGGCGCGATCCGTCCGCAGCTCAAGCTGCCGCTGTATCCGTGGTACGGCCCGTACTTCGACAAGGACCCCGAGCGCATGCGGGTGTTGTACGGCTACAGCCGGCACATCCTGCCGCGGCCCGACGACTGGCCCGAACAGGTCTGCGTCACCGGCAGCTGGTTCCTCGATCAGGCCGGTGAGTGGCAACCGCCGCAGTCGCTGACCGACTTCCTGGCCGAAGGCGAGAAACCCATCTACATCGGATTCGGCAGCATGCTGGCCAACAACGCCGAAGCCTTCACCGACATCGTGGTCGACGCGGTGCGCCTGAGCGGCCGTCGCGCGGTGCTGGCGACCGGCTGGGGCGGTCTACGTCGCGAGCCGGGACGCATGGACGATCAGATCTACGTAATCGAAGCCGCGCCGCACGACTGGCTGTTCCCGCGCATGGCGATGGCGATGCATCACGGCGGCGCCGGCACCACGGTGGCGGCCGCGCGCGCCGGCATTCCGTCGGTGTTCGTGCCGTTCTTCGGCGACCAACCGTTCTGGGCGCGACGCATGAACGAATTGGGCGTGGCGCCGCCGGCGCTGGACCGGCGCATCGTCGACGCCGCGCAGATGGCGCAGGCGATCGCGCAGGCGCTGGAGCCGCAGCGCATCGAAGCGGCGCACGTACTGGGCGAAAAAATCCGCGCCGAAAACGGCAACGCGACCGCGGTGCGAACCTTAGGGGAGTGGGGCCTGCTGCCGCCGTTGCGCGGCGGCCACGAGGCGGCGACGCCGGCAACCGCGCCAACCAGCGAACCGCTGGTGCAGGTGGCCTGA